One window of Candidatus Kaelpia aquatica genomic DNA carries:
- a CDS encoding efflux RND transporter permease subunit — protein sequence MNLPSFSVKRPVTVTMFFLGIMLLGAISWVRLPQELYPSISYPQISVVTTYENASPEEIETLVTKIIEEAVGTVNGLKKISSISKEGLSLIILDFDWGTHMDFASLGVREKIDLVKERLPMGAKDPIVMKFNPFETPIAILSIKGSLPSRELRELVRKEIKDELEKIDGVASAAIVGGREREILVALDQGKLYANRIPILKVAESIKQTNFTFPAGTIKEKFYEYLIRTMGEFEAVKEIENVVVEVQDVDPPKTQYEEYIRESKGESSDKRIIHLGDLGIVQDSLKDLTNLSRYNGSDNIALRIQRQAGANIITVVKAVEKKLLAIEERLQGRVEIEIVYDQSKFIQDSINGVRDAAVQGGVLAFIVLFFFLMNIYSSLIVALSIPISIMFAFSLMYFRGLSINIMSLGGLALGVGMLVDNAIVVIENIIRKRQLGGPAKEAAIDGTSEVAAAIFSSTLTTIAVFLPLIFVQGVAGQLFKELAFTVIFALIASLAVALSLIPSLASKIKRVNKERKEWVWMKILRISYANTLKSFLRFKQIGFALVIAVTGLSLYLLTKIDRELMPKVDQREFMIMVDMPTGTKIEVTDRVIKRIERTIFKYPDIKGVSVTIGSSKEKDYGGSVETLGSHQSQIVINLKEFPKKSPYYRKSQDIVQQLQKDLLVVDLERAELAYILQETIFKAAMGGGKPVNVEIRGRDLDVLRSTSESLVLSLSDIAGLYDIKSDLMPPQPEVKINIMKQKAALYNLSVNTISLATNAAIRGYVASKYKEEGREYDIRTRLRDEDREDLSKIRRILIHSPLGVEIPLADVAYLVRGVGPSEIKRLGQERTVLVSANVYKRSFNEIANSVDSKISNMDIPEDYVVQLSGERKEMEESFKSLFFALLLSIILVYMIMAAQFESFWQPFVIIFSVPLAAIGITVALLLTHTTLNIVVFLGVIILGGIVVNNGIVLIDHINGLREEGFSTYEAVLEASQNRLRPILMTALTTTLGLMPLALGFSDGAELRAPMAIAVIGGLSSSTLLTLFIIPALYIVAVKMLEGRGKQILPQVEQGLVSSPEPRQQEQPDVVGTKLEREEDAVIKEDREKKAQYLDLNQRQIEALEHLRQQGRLRRQEYVQMFNVSIATAARDLKDLQKKKIITPEGPSGPGRWYRMT from the coding sequence ATGAATCTACCTAGCTTTTCTGTAAAAAGACCGGTTACAGTAACAATGTTCTTTTTGGGCATCATGCTCCTGGGTGCTATCTCCTGGGTGCGTTTACCTCAAGAGCTCTATCCATCAATATCTTATCCTCAAATTAGTGTTGTCACAACTTATGAGAATGCCTCACCTGAAGAGATTGAGACCCTTGTAACAAAGATAATCGAAGAGGCGGTAGGCACAGTGAATGGGCTTAAGAAAATATCTTCGATTTCAAAAGAGGGGCTCTCTCTTATTATCCTCGATTTTGATTGGGGCACACATATGGATTTTGCTTCCCTGGGTGTTAGAGAAAAGATAGATCTGGTTAAAGAGCGACTTCCCATGGGAGCCAAAGACCCGATAGTAATGAAGTTTAATCCCTTTGAGACGCCCATTGCTATACTATCTATAAAAGGAAGCCTTCCGTCTAGAGAGTTAAGAGAGTTAGTCAGAAAAGAGATTAAAGATGAGCTGGAAAAGATAGACGGCGTTGCTTCAGCTGCGATCGTAGGAGGTCGAGAGCGGGAGATTCTAGTTGCACTTGATCAAGGTAAGCTATACGCCAATCGCATTCCGATTTTAAAAGTTGCTGAATCTATAAAGCAGACAAATTTTACTTTTCCTGCCGGGACAATTAAAGAGAAGTTTTATGAATATTTGATCAGGACAATGGGTGAGTTTGAGGCGGTTAAAGAGATCGAGAACGTTGTTGTTGAAGTACAGGATGTTGATCCGCCAAAGACGCAATATGAAGAATATATAAGAGAGTCAAAAGGTGAAAGCTCGGATAAAAGAATAATTCACTTAGGTGATTTAGGCATAGTGCAAGATTCGCTTAAGGATTTGACCAATCTCTCGCGTTATAACGGCAGCGACAATATAGCCCTGAGAATTCAACGGCAAGCGGGGGCCAACATCATTACAGTAGTGAAGGCTGTTGAGAAGAAGCTTCTTGCAATTGAAGAGAGGCTGCAGGGCAGAGTTGAGATTGAGATTGTCTATGATCAGTCTAAGTTTATTCAGGATTCAATTAATGGAGTTAGAGATGCTGCGGTGCAAGGAGGCGTGCTTGCCTTCATTGTTCTCTTCTTCTTTTTGATGAACATCTACAGCTCTCTAATAGTTGCGCTTTCAATACCTATATCGATTATGTTTGCCTTTAGCCTTATGTACTTTAGGGGGCTATCCATTAACATCATGTCTTTAGGTGGCCTTGCTTTGGGCGTTGGTATGCTTGTGGATAATGCCATTGTTGTTATAGAGAATATTATCCGTAAGAGGCAGCTTGGCGGGCCTGCCAAAGAAGCGGCTATTGACGGAACGTCTGAAGTGGCGGCTGCCATTTTCTCTTCGACATTGACAACGATAGCGGTTTTTCTTCCGCTGATATTCGTTCAAGGTGTTGCAGGGCAGCTTTTTAAAGAGCTGGCTTTTACTGTTATTTTTGCTCTCATTGCTTCTCTTGCTGTTGCTCTATCTTTGATCCCCAGCCTCGCCTCTAAAATAAAGAGAGTGAATAAAGAGCGCAAAGAGTGGGTCTGGATGAAGATATTGCGTATCTCATATGCGAATACATTAAAATCATTCTTGAGATTTAAGCAGATCGGGTTTGCTCTTGTTATTGCAGTAACAGGCCTCTCTCTCTATCTCTTGACTAAGATAGACAGGGAGTTGATGCCCAAGGTTGATCAGAGAGAGTTCATGATAATGGTCGACATGCCTACAGGTACAAAGATTGAGGTAACAGATAGAGTTATAAAGAGAATAGAGAGAACCATATTTAAATATCCGGATATTAAAGGTGTTAGCGTGACCATCGGTTCTTCTAAAGAGAAAGACTATGGAGGGTCCGTAGAGACTTTGGGGTCTCATCAATCCCAGATAGTGATCAACTTAAAGGAGTTTCCAAAGAAATCACCCTATTATAGAAAAAGTCAGGACATTGTGCAGCAGCTACAGAAAGACCTATTGGTTGTTGATTTGGAAAGGGCAGAGCTGGCATATATTCTGCAAGAGACAATATTCAAGGCAGCTATGGGCGGAGGTAAGCCGGTCAATGTTGAGATCAGAGGACGTGATTTAGATGTTTTGCGTTCTACTTCAGAGAGTTTAGTCTTAAGTCTGAGCGATATCGCAGGGCTTTATGATATTAAAAGTGACCTTATGCCTCCTCAGCCGGAGGTAAAGATTAATATAATGAAACAGAAAGCCGCGCTCTATAATCTTTCAGTGAATACCATATCTTTGGCAACTAATGCAGCAATTCGAGGTTACGTTGCCTCTAAATACAAGGAAGAAGGCAGAGAGTATGATATTAGAACAAGATTGCGCGACGAGGACAGAGAGGATCTCTCTAAGATAAGAAGAATACTTATACATTCACCGCTTGGGGTTGAGATTCCATTGGCGGATGTGGCTTACCTTGTAAGGGGTGTTGGGCCGTCTGAAATCAAGCGATTAGGTCAAGAGAGGACCGTTTTAGTCTCAGCCAATGTTTACAAGAGAAGCTTTAACGAGATTGCAAATAGCGTAGATAGTAAGATATCCAATATGGATATTCCGGAGGATTACGTGGTGCAGCTTAGCGGAGAGCGCAAAGAGATGGAGGAATCTTTTAAAAGCCTCTTCTTTGCCCTGCTGCTGTCTATAATACTTGTGTACATGATAATGGCTGCACAGTTTGAGTCTTTTTGGCAGCCATTTGTTATTATATTTTCTGTGCCTTTAGCAGCGATAGGCATAACAGTTGCTTTGCTGCTTACTCATACCACTCTCAATATAGTTGTCTTTTTGGGAGTAATAATCTTGGGTGGAATAGTTGTTAATAATGGCATTGTTCTCATAGACCATATCAATGGATTAAGGGAAGAAGGATTCTCTACTTATGAGGCTGTCTTAGAGGCTTCTCAAAATAGGTTACGACCGATATTGATGACAGCTTTAACTACAACTCTCGGCCTTATGCCTCTTGCATTGGGCTTTAGTGACGGGGCAGAACTGAGAGCTCCTATGGCTATAGCTGTTATCGGAGGGTTATCCTCTTCTACATTGCTCACTCTTTTTATAATTCCGGCATTATACATCGTTGCTGTAAAAATGTTAGAGGGTAGAGGAAAGCAGATATTGCCCCAAGTTGAACAAGGACTAGTATCTTCTCCAGAGCCGCGGCAGCAAGAGCAGCCAGATGTTGTAGGGACAAAATTAGAGAGAGAAGAAGATGCAGTAATAAAAGAAGACAGAGAAAAGAAAGCTCAATACTTAGATTTAAACCAGAGGCAGATAGAGGCCCTAGAGCATCTACGCCAACAAGGTAGACTGAGGCGACAGGAATATGTGCAGATGTTCAATGTCTCTATTGCTACAGCAGCCAGGGATCTCAAAGATTTGCAGAAGAAAAAAATCATTACTCCAGAAGGGCCAAGCGGTCCTGGTAGGTGGTATAGAATGACATAA
- a CDS encoding efflux RND transporter periplasmic adaptor subunit produces MKKILDLSKVRQFFAPRKIVFIVVNVVIIAFLFLGVQRLFNSQDKDDKPLAQGEKERLIEGPKKKSSTEKKPQDISSLFPQQSQEEVPIKAYELKPVDFTDELFVAGTVRNLPILELKFETNGVLKSANFKEGEAIKRNDLLAALDPKDVNLEIQWTQAKLQASEAEYKAALKRYETVKRLYGLGAIIKDRLDQVQAETDVAKAKVAVSNKELELSKLKLEKLQLKAPQDGVIGKKEKEVGEFITSNDVICKFIDPDNTFVEAGIIERDIFKIKSGQKVKIKVDTYPTRVFFGYVEILFPEVDERTRTLNVRMRVLDPGKLLRPGMFARASVAVFRKKDAYVIPSSSVSIQQGAYYAAIVEEGKVAYRQISVEHITTDFAVIKKGLQESDLIVTETPGMKKLSAGSPVKIIEKQEKLF; encoded by the coding sequence ATGAAAAAAATTTTAGATTTATCTAAAGTAAGACAGTTTTTTGCTCCAAGAAAGATTGTATTTATTGTCGTGAACGTAGTTATCATAGCCTTTCTATTTTTAGGGGTACAGAGACTTTTTAATTCTCAAGATAAAGATGACAAGCCCCTAGCCCAAGGAGAAAAAGAGCGGTTAATAGAAGGACCAAAAAAGAAGAGCTCTACAGAGAAGAAACCTCAAGATATCTCTTCGCTATTTCCACAGCAATCCCAGGAAGAAGTTCCGATTAAAGCCTATGAGCTGAAGCCGGTTGATTTTACAGATGAGTTATTCGTGGCCGGTACAGTTAGAAATCTTCCAATACTTGAGCTTAAGTTTGAAACAAACGGTGTGCTAAAGAGCGCCAATTTTAAAGAAGGCGAAGCGATTAAGAGGAATGATCTTCTTGCAGCTCTTGACCCCAAAGATGTTAATTTAGAGATCCAATGGACACAAGCAAAATTGCAGGCTTCAGAGGCAGAGTATAAAGCAGCTCTTAAAAGATATGAGACGGTTAAAAGGCTTTATGGGTTGGGTGCAATTATCAAAGATAGGCTGGATCAAGTGCAGGCTGAGACCGATGTTGCTAAAGCTAAAGTAGCAGTCAGCAATAAAGAGCTGGAGCTGAGCAAGTTGAAATTAGAGAAGCTGCAATTAAAAGCTCCGCAGGATGGTGTTATAGGTAAAAAAGAGAAAGAGGTAGGGGAGTTCATTACATCTAATGATGTGATCTGCAAGTTTATAGACCCGGATAATACGTTTGTAGAGGCAGGGATCATAGAGAGAGATATTTTTAAGATTAAATCAGGACAGAAAGTAAAAATCAAAGTAGATACTTATCCGACAAGAGTTTTCTTTGGTTATGTAGAAATACTGTTTCCTGAAGTGGATGAAAGAACACGGACGCTTAATGTGCGTATGCGGGTGCTTGATCCAGGAAAGCTTCTTAGGCCCGGAATGTTTGCGCGGGCATCTGTCGCTGTATTTAGAAAAAAAGATGCTTATGTTATTCCAAGTTCTTCTGTCTCGATACAGCAGGGGGCTTATTATGCCGCGATTGTAGAAGAGGGTAAAGTAGCATACCGTCAAATCTCTGTTGAGCATATTACGACTGACTTTGCTGTTATTAAAAAAGGTCTTCAAGAAAGCGATCTAATTGTCACAGAGACACCGGGAATGAAAAAACTTTCTGCGGGTAGCCCTGTCAAAATTATAGAGAAACAGGAAAAACTGTTTTAA
- a CDS encoding TolC family protein: protein MVIYKLVSKVAARKLSISFMIWLLLTVSLLQITVSYSDDTVSLNSIEKVFQDGVFTLKFNFNQSPTYFAYWIKDNQYLFFDLIGSNILCMHKLKTDIDLPGLEYVEVEFYPGYEPTADKPGKVDGIKFAMSKTSKYDVLLNKKSIDIKFPSIREAFVDKVVDKAADLPKAFSFMPNKRIGPKNEQEWQEAIWGWRPWLEIGAENYRDLKVAQSQYELAQLKQREAKRQLFPNAIIRVIDTIGTSVEDVGIFSKSYELELEQPISYGGELRYKIEQAEINKELSLYEHKRLYADYALELKRSYYNVVLNRMNWDTFNKLLEEANKIIALGEVLYQQHLITELEYKQLTSSYHQVKFFFISAQKELSLAELSFRQVLNIPEDEEINFVNWLPFERVNIDMDKALEIAKTRRSELRIRQLVSHFNNLNQQIAKAKNRCRVSFTGKIGQMAEGYETEDEVFRDSWYVGLKVTKPIGTSTLSSSVTKQSRPAGGFSLSETTESLTRSTEFSLVDRLSSIADISTAQIEHLKSLNEELESEETIVAEVGKSYANYISSLFQIETSLNKLDFLNKRLKVTEGKMKIEEADITALMQSYLDYANEKVNYNRALIGYYMALSGLSKACEVESFLSLTTSRPVIAAWEDFGENSPTSASYTPFLLPDFKKERKEAALTGIEGRIIGVNNQYGMAILNIGDVKGLTSSSKVVVYRNGREYALLVPARIEEGTSACYLEKGIGDNFKGLRIGDNVEIMQ, encoded by the coding sequence ATGGTTATATATAAATTAGTTTCAAAAGTAGCAGCAAGAAAGCTATCCATATCATTTATGATATGGTTACTGCTAACCGTATCATTGTTGCAAATAACCGTATCATATTCTGATGATACGGTTAGCTTGAATAGCATTGAAAAGGTATTTCAAGATGGCGTATTTACTTTAAAATTTAATTTCAATCAATCTCCTACTTATTTCGCATATTGGATTAAAGATAATCAATATCTTTTTTTTGATCTTATTGGTAGTAATATTCTTTGTATGCATAAGTTAAAAACAGATATTGACTTACCTGGGTTAGAATATGTGGAAGTGGAGTTTTATCCAGGCTATGAGCCAACTGCTGATAAGCCTGGGAAAGTGGATGGTATAAAGTTTGCCATGAGCAAAACGAGTAAGTACGATGTGCTGTTAAACAAAAAGAGTATAGATATTAAATTTCCATCTATCAGAGAGGCTTTTGTGGATAAAGTTGTGGATAAAGCAGCAGATCTTCCTAAAGCATTTAGTTTTATGCCAAATAAGCGTATTGGTCCTAAAAATGAACAAGAATGGCAGGAGGCAATCTGGGGTTGGCGGCCATGGTTAGAGATTGGAGCAGAAAACTACAGGGATCTAAAAGTTGCCCAGAGTCAATATGAACTTGCACAGCTCAAGCAAAGAGAGGCCAAGCGGCAGCTTTTTCCTAACGCTATAATCAGAGTTATCGATACAATCGGTACTTCTGTCGAAGATGTTGGTATTTTTTCGAAATCATACGAATTAGAGTTAGAGCAGCCTATATCTTATGGCGGTGAATTAAGGTATAAAATTGAGCAAGCCGAGATAAACAAAGAACTTTCGCTCTATGAACATAAGAGGCTTTATGCCGATTATGCCTTGGAATTAAAAAGAAGCTACTACAATGTTGTGTTGAATAGGATGAACTGGGATACTTTTAATAAGCTTCTTGAGGAGGCTAACAAGATCATTGCTTTAGGAGAAGTACTCTATCAGCAGCATCTAATTACAGAATTAGAGTATAAGCAGTTAACATCCTCCTATCATCAGGTCAAGTTTTTTTTCATATCAGCTCAAAAAGAACTCTCTTTAGCGGAACTTTCTTTTAGACAAGTTTTAAATATACCAGAAGATGAAGAGATAAATTTTGTTAATTGGCTGCCTTTTGAAAGAGTCAACATTGATATGGATAAGGCACTAGAGATTGCTAAGACAAGACGCTCCGAACTGCGAATCAGGCAATTGGTAAGTCATTTTAACAATTTAAATCAACAGATAGCAAAAGCTAAAAATAGGTGTCGAGTGAGCTTTACGGGTAAAATTGGTCAGATGGCTGAAGGCTATGAAACAGAAGATGAGGTTTTCAGGGATAGTTGGTATGTAGGGTTAAAAGTGACGAAGCCTATAGGTACAAGTACATTGAGTAGTTCTGTAACAAAACAGAGCAGACCGGCAGGCGGTTTTAGTCTGTCAGAGACAACCGAATCTCTTACAAGATCAACGGAGTTTTCTTTGGTAGACAGATTGAGTAGCATTGCGGATATAAGCACCGCTCAAATAGAGCATCTTAAGTCTTTAAACGAAGAGCTTGAATCTGAAGAGACTATTGTTGCTGAAGTTGGTAAGTCTTATGCAAATTACATATCTTCTCTTTTTCAAATAGAAACATCTTTGAATAAACTGGATTTCTTGAATAAGCGATTAAAGGTAACAGAAGGTAAGATGAAAATAGAAGAAGCGGATATAACAGCACTAATGCAATCATATTTAGATTATGCTAACGAAAAAGTAAATTATAACCGTGCTTTAATAGGTTATTATATGGCTCTTTCTGGTCTTTCTAAAGCATGTGAAGTTGAAAGCTTTTTAAGTTTAACAACCAGCAGGCCGGTAATAGCTGCTTGGGAGGACTTTGGCGAGAACTCCCCTACCAGTGCAAGTTATACTCCTTTCTTGCTCCCGGATTTTAAAAAAGAGAGGAAAGAGGCAGCTTTAACAGGTATAGAGGGTAGAATAATTGGAGTCAACAATCAGTATGGAATGGCTATTCTTAATATCGGAGATGTGAAAGGTTTGACTTCATCAAGCAAGGTTGTAGTCTATCGCAATGGTAGAGAGTATGCTTTGCTTGTACCTGCTCGTATAGAGGAAGGGACATCAGCCTGTTATTTGGAAAAAGGCATCGGGGATAATTTTAAGGGTTTGAGAATCGGAGATAATGTGGAGATAATGCAATGA
- a CDS encoding carbohydrate binding domain-containing protein encodes MRKSICIIIISTMFYSCTNVAGGFSKPKEQAFILQDFNADEYKGGAWEAVSDDKQVSFKAELQDRIRIGEEGQAIALDYDFRSGADLVGGLWLDVSEHDFSGYDLLGFWIKGESTLGFSKIVGITIEDKFGNRVTKMSSQISGEWGKVEMSLNSLKDKKFSNIVEINIFIDKRYTSIEAGRCYIDDFYLK; translated from the coding sequence ATGAGAAAGTCTATATGTATAATAATTATCTCTACAATGTTCTATAGCTGTACTAATGTAGCTGGTGGCTTTTCAAAGCCTAAAGAGCAGGCCTTTATCTTGCAGGATTTTAATGCAGATGAATATAAGGGCGGAGCATGGGAGGCGGTATCTGATGATAAGCAGGTGAGTTTCAAAGCTGAGCTCCAAGATCGCATCCGAATAGGAGAAGAAGGTCAAGCCATAGCTCTTGATTATGATTTTAGGTCTGGAGCAGATCTTGTAGGAGGCTTGTGGTTAGATGTTTCAGAGCATGATTTTAGCGGATATGACTTACTCGGGTTTTGGATTAAAGGAGAGTCAACGCTAGGGTTTTCTAAAATAGTAGGGATCACAATAGAAGATAAATTTGGTAATAGAGTCACAAAGATGAGCTCTCAAATCTCTGGTGAGTGGGGTAAGGTAGAGATGTCGCTAAATAGTCTAAAAGATAAAAAATTCTCTAATATAGTAGAAATAAACATATTTATAGATAAACGATATACCAGTATAGAAGCGGGACGTTGCTATATAGATGATTTTTATCTAAAATAA
- the rsmI gene encoding 16S rRNA (cytidine(1402)-2'-O)-methyltransferase: MSSKGRLYLVGTPIGNLGDITLRALEILKEVEVVLCEDTRRAQKLFHRYSIDTPRVSFHDFNKEQKTPAVLKKIEEGATYALISDAGTPGISDPGFYLVKEALKCSIDIVPIPGPSAFLTALVASGLATDRFTFEGFLPRKSGKRKQRLEALREDSRTIIFYESPHRIEKLLRDVLAVMGDRDLCLARELTKIYEELLRCKTSELLKRIECNQVKLKGEMVVLLNGNRGL, translated from the coding sequence ATGTCCAGCAAAGGAAGACTCTATTTGGTCGGAACTCCTATTGGGAATTTAGGGGATATTACCCTTAGAGCCCTTGAGATTCTTAAAGAGGTAGAGGTTGTTCTATGTGAAGATACGCGTAGAGCTCAAAAATTATTCCATCGATATAGCATAGATACTCCGAGAGTCTCTTTTCACGATTTCAATAAAGAGCAGAAGACCCCAGCTGTTTTAAAAAAGATAGAGGAGGGCGCTACCTATGCTCTTATTTCCGATGCGGGTACTCCTGGGATCTCAGATCCCGGGTTCTATCTTGTAAAAGAGGCGTTAAAATGCAGTATAGATATTGTACCTATACCTGGCCCCAGCGCCTTTTTAACTGCATTAGTAGCTTCAGGTCTAGCTACAGATAGATTTACTTTTGAAGGATTTCTACCTCGCAAGAGCGGTAAAAGAAAGCAGAGACTTGAAGCTTTAAGAGAGGATTCTAGGACTATCATATTTTATGAAAGTCCTCACAGGATAGAAAAACTATTAAGAGATGTTTTAGCTGTAATGGGCGATAGAGATCTCTGCTTAGCCAGAGAGTTAACAAAGATTTATGAAGAGTTGCTACGTTGTAAAACATCAGAACTCCTAAAGCGTATAGAGTGCAATCAAGTTAAATTAAAGGGCGAGATGGTTGTATTGTTAAATGGTAATAGAGGTTTGTAA
- the glmS gene encoding glutamine--fructose-6-phosphate transaminase (isomerizing) has translation MCGIVGYLGKKDALKILEKGLERLEYRGYDSAGISVLNNGRFQTVKKPGKVEVLKENLKSLDMKGGLGLGHTRWATHGEVNECNAHPHLDCKEEIVIVHNGIIENYQKLKTELLKNGHKFRSDTDTEVIAHLIEEYYADDLEEAVRQVLPRLEGSYALMVVSEREPDKIIAARMLSPLLLGIGKDGYYLASDATALIDEAQLVIYLDDGEMAIVKEDGFSIKDFNGKERLKNPSELKLATSLASKNGFSHFMLKEIYEQPEVVKNIIKHYISQDQVELPIKDSFFEDIKRIVIVACGTAYHAGLIAEYLIEDMAGIAVTVDTSSEFRYRNPVPEEQTLFISISQSGETADTLASLRLAKEFNFKTLSLVNVESSTIARESDQVLYTVAGPEIGVASTKAYLAQIMVLQLLALKLASLRFAKDAGFLKSYIQDLKKVPLYLEKIIAEKDSIQNLALELYQSSNFLYLARGINYPNALEGALKLKEISYIHAEGYPGGEMKHGPIALIEEQLPVVVISVAGKVRDKMLSNMLEIKARKGKLIGLITEDDLETESICFRTLKMPKIRESLTVLLTPLPLQFLAYFIALKKGCDVDKPRNLAKSVTVE, from the coding sequence ATGTGCGGTATAGTTGGCTATTTAGGCAAGAAAGATGCTCTTAAGATTCTTGAAAAAGGTTTAGAGCGCTTAGAATATAGAGGCTATGATTCTGCCGGCATATCTGTATTGAATAACGGAAGATTTCAAACCGTCAAAAAGCCTGGCAAGGTTGAAGTATTAAAAGAAAATCTCAAATCATTAGATATGAAGGGCGGCTTAGGTTTAGGGCATACACGCTGGGCTACTCATGGTGAGGTCAACGAGTGTAATGCTCACCCTCATTTGGACTGTAAAGAAGAGATTGTCATTGTGCATAATGGTATTATTGAAAACTACCAAAAGCTTAAAACCGAACTTTTGAAAAATGGCCACAAGTTTAGATCAGATACAGATACTGAGGTTATAGCGCATCTTATAGAGGAGTATTATGCAGATGATTTAGAAGAGGCCGTGCGGCAGGTTTTGCCAAGACTGGAGGGCAGCTATGCTTTAATGGTAGTTTCTGAGAGAGAGCCGGATAAAATTATTGCCGCCAGAATGTTAAGCCCTTTACTTCTGGGCATAGGTAAAGATGGTTACTATCTTGCCTCAGATGCAACAGCGTTAATAGATGAGGCCCAGCTCGTCATATATCTGGACGATGGAGAGATGGCAATAGTAAAAGAAGACGGCTTTTCTATTAAAGATTTTAACGGTAAAGAGAGGCTTAAAAATCCTTCAGAGTTAAAATTGGCTACATCTCTAGCTAGCAAAAATGGATTTTCGCATTTTATGCTTAAAGAGATATACGAACAGCCTGAGGTAGTAAAAAATATTATTAAACATTATATAAGCCAGGATCAGGTTGAATTGCCGATCAAAGATAGCTTTTTTGAGGATATAAAGCGGATTGTAATAGTTGCCTGCGGTACAGCCTACCATGCAGGCCTAATTGCCGAATACTTAATAGAGGATATGGCAGGTATAGCAGTTACTGTAGACACCTCAAGTGAGTTTCGGTATAGAAATCCAGTGCCTGAAGAGCAGACGCTTTTTATATCTATATCCCAATCGGGTGAGACTGCAGATACATTAGCCAGCTTGCGCCTTGCTAAGGAGTTTAATTTTAAAACGCTCTCTTTGGTTAACGTGGAGAGCTCAACTATTGCCAGAGAATCCGATCAAGTGCTCTATACTGTTGCCGGGCCTGAGATAGGCGTGGCCTCGACTAAAGCATATTTGGCTCAGATTATGGTCTTACAGCTCTTAGCTTTAAAGTTAGCCAGCTTGCGCTTTGCTAAGGACGCCGGATTTTTAAAGAGCTATATACAGGACTTGAAAAAGGTGCCGCTCTATTTAGAGAAGATAATTGCCGAAAAAGATAGCATCCAAAATTTAGCGTTAGAGCTGTATCAATCTTCAAATTTTCTATACTTAGCTCGAGGAATCAATTACCCCAATGCTTTAGAGGGGGCCTTAAAACTGAAAGAGATATCTTATATTCATGCTGAAGGATATCCAGGTGGGGAGATGAAGCATGGTCCGATAGCTTTAATTGAAGAACAGCTCCCAGTGGTGGTCATATCTGTTGCAGGTAAAGTGCGGGATAAGATGCTATCTAATATGCTTGAGATAAAAGCTAGAAAAGGGAAACTGATAGGACTTATAACAGAGGATGATTTAGAAACAGAATCAATCTGTTTCAGAACGCTTAAAATGCCCAAGATACGAGAATCTCTCACAGTGCTGCTTACTCCGCTGCCGCTGCAGTTTTTAGCGTATTTTATTGCGCTTAAAAAGGGCTGCGATGTTGATAAGCCTCGTAATCTTGCAAAGAGCGTAACTGTAGAATAA